Proteins from a single region of Sphingomonas morindae:
- the ftsH gene encoding ATP-dependent zinc metalloprotease FtsH, giving the protein MSDKDDKEPQGGSTNAWMKNMLVVFAIVGALFLFVSLFDGGMRDGRAGEPIPYSDFLAKVDDGSVKEVVIAGDQITGKIGNDQAFRTYSPGDAQLVQRLQAHGVRFRAKPEEQTSVWLLLLYQALPFLLILGIAFFVMRQMQKNAGSGAMGFGKSRAKLLTEKHGRVTFDDVAGIDEAREELQEIVDFLKDPTKFARLGGKIPKGALLVGSPGTGKTLLARAIAGEAGVPFFTISGSDFVEMFVGVGASRVRDMFEQAKKNAPCIVFIDEIDAVGRHRGAGLGNGNDEREQTLNQLLVEMDGFEANEGIIIVAATNRPDVLDPALLRPGRFDRQVVVPRPDIDGREKILQVHMKKIPVAPDVNVRTIARGTPGFSGADLANLVNEAALLAARKSKRLVAMREFEEAKDKVMMGAERKSMVMTEEEKKATAYHEAGHALVSLHVDGCDPLHKVTIIPRGRALGVTWNLPERDRYSMSMKQMKARLALCFGGRIAEQLIYGADSLNTGASNDIQQATDMARAMVMEYGMSERLGWLRYRDNQDEVFLGHSVARNQQMSEETARLIDAEVRRLVEEGETTARRVLSDNLDELHRLATALLEYETLTGEESKRAIRGEDIGRDDRPSTPSPRPVSGTSIPKTRRPGGGAWGTPAPQGA; this is encoded by the coding sequence ATGAGCGACAAGGACGACAAAGAGCCCCAGGGCGGCAGCACCAACGCCTGGATGAAGAACATGCTGGTCGTGTTCGCCATCGTCGGCGCATTGTTCCTCTTCGTGTCGCTCTTCGATGGCGGCATGCGCGATGGCCGCGCGGGCGAGCCGATCCCCTATTCGGACTTCCTCGCCAAGGTGGATGACGGCTCGGTGAAGGAGGTCGTCATCGCCGGCGACCAGATCACCGGCAAGATCGGCAACGACCAGGCCTTCCGCACCTATTCGCCGGGCGACGCGCAGCTCGTGCAGCGTCTCCAGGCGCATGGCGTGCGCTTCCGCGCCAAGCCCGAGGAGCAGACCAGCGTGTGGCTGCTGCTGCTCTACCAGGCGCTGCCCTTCCTGCTGATCCTCGGCATCGCCTTCTTCGTGATGCGCCAGATGCAGAAGAATGCGGGCTCGGGCGCGATGGGCTTCGGCAAGTCGCGCGCCAAGCTGCTCACCGAAAAGCATGGCCGCGTCACCTTCGATGATGTCGCCGGCATCGACGAGGCCCGCGAGGAGCTTCAGGAGATCGTCGACTTCCTGAAGGATCCCACCAAGTTCGCCCGGCTGGGCGGCAAGATCCCGAAGGGCGCGCTGCTGGTCGGATCGCCCGGCACCGGCAAGACGCTGCTCGCCCGTGCCATCGCCGGCGAGGCGGGTGTGCCCTTCTTCACCATTTCGGGCTCGGACTTCGTCGAGATGTTCGTCGGCGTCGGCGCCAGCCGCGTGCGCGACATGTTCGAACAGGCCAAGAAGAACGCGCCGTGCATCGTCTTCATCGACGAGATCGACGCGGTCGGCCGCCATCGCGGCGCCGGGCTGGGCAATGGCAATGACGAGCGCGAGCAGACGCTCAACCAGCTGCTCGTCGAGATGGACGGGTTCGAGGCCAATGAGGGCATCATCATCGTCGCCGCGACCAACCGCCCCGACGTGCTCGATCCCGCGCTGCTGCGCCCCGGCCGGTTCGACCGGCAGGTGGTGGTGCCGCGCCCCGATATCGACGGCCGAGAGAAGATCCTTCAGGTCCACATGAAGAAGATCCCGGTCGCGCCCGACGTGAACGTCCGCACCATCGCGCGCGGCACGCCGGGCTTCTCCGGCGCCGATCTCGCCAATCTCGTCAACGAGGCGGCGCTGCTCGCCGCCCGCAAGTCCAAGCGCCTCGTCGCCATGCGCGAATTCGAGGAGGCCAAGGACAAGGTGATGATGGGCGCCGAGCGCAAGTCCATGGTGATGACCGAGGAGGAGAAGAAGGCAACGGCCTATCACGAGGCCGGCCACGCGCTCGTCTCGCTCCATGTCGATGGCTGCGATCCGCTCCACAAGGTCACCATCATCCCGCGCGGCCGCGCGCTGGGCGTGACCTGGAACCTGCCCGAGCGCGATCGCTACTCGATGTCGATGAAGCAGATGAAGGCGCGGCTCGCGCTCTGCTTCGGCGGTCGCATCGCCGAGCAGCTGATCTACGGCGCCGACAGCCTCAACACGGGCGCGTCCAACGACATCCAGCAGGCCACCGACATGGCCCGCGCGATGGTGATGGAATATGGCATGTCCGAGCGGCTCGGCTGGCTGCGCTACCGCGACAATCAGGACGAGGTGTTCCTCGGCCACTCGGTGGCGCGCAACCAGCAGATGAGCGAGGAGACGGCGCGGCTGATCGATGCCGAGGTGCGGCGCCTCGTCGAGGAAGGCGAGACCACCGCGCGTCGCGTGCTGTCCGACAATCTCGACGAGCTGCACCGGCTCGCCACCGCCCTGCTCGAATATGAGACGCTCACCGGCGAGGAATCCAAGCGCGCGATCCGCGGCGAGGATATCGGCCGCGACGATCGTCCCTCGACGCCGAGCCCGCGCCCGGTGAGCGGCACCTCCATCCCCAAGACGCGGCGCCCCGGCGGCGGCGCCTGGGGCACGCCGGCGCCGCAGGGCGCCTGA
- a CDS encoding GNAT family N-acetyltransferase, producing MTAGDVADNSALHRYELAVEGDLAFAEYRDEGSVRVFTHTVVPAPLEGQGLGSRLVAAALEDCRAHGRTVRPVCAFVAAYMDRHPETRDLL from the coding sequence ATGACCGCCGGCGACGTGGCCGACAATAGCGCCCTTCACCGCTACGAGCTGGCGGTGGAGGGCGATCTCGCCTTCGCCGAATATCGCGACGAGGGATCGGTGCGCGTCTTCACCCACACGGTGGTGCCGGCGCCGCTGGAAGGACAGGGCCTAGGCTCGCGGCTGGTGGCGGCGGCGCTGGAAGATTGCCGCGCGCACGGCCGCACCGTGCGGCCGGTCTGCGCCTTCGTGGCGGCCTATATGGATCGCCATCCGGAGACGCGGGACCTGCTCTGA